Genomic DNA from Bacillota bacterium:
TGAACGCGGCTTCTGACGCGCTCCCGCCGGTACCGCTGATCGCCCTTTTGACGGACTTCGGGGCGAGCGAGTACGCCGGGGTCGTGAAGGGCGTCATGGCGGCCATCTGGCCGCCGGCGCGCTTCGTTGACCTGTCCCACGACGTCGGGCCTCACAGCGTCCGGGAGGGAGCCTGGATCCTGCTGGAAAGCTACCGGTTCTTCCCTCCCGGGACGCTCTTTTTCGCGGTCGTCGACCCCGGGGTCGGCACCCAGCGGCCTGCCGTCGCCGTGGAGAGCCGCCGCTACCGGTGGGTGGGGCCCGACAACGGGCTTTTGTTTCCGGCGGTGGAGGATGACGGGCCGGCGCGCATCGTAAACCTTCCGGTGTCCGAACGGGCCTCCAGCACCTTTCACGGCCGCGACGTCTTCGCGCCCGCCGCCGCCCGCTGGGCATCGGGGGCGCGGCTGGAGGACCTCGGAAGCGTGCGCCGGGAGCCACTCGTACCCCTGCGCTTCTACCGCCGGGGGTGGTGCGGGGAGGTGGTGAGGGTGGACCGGTTCGGCAACCTCATCACCGCGCTCACCTCTCCCGAGGGCGGGCCGGAGCTTCCCGGAAGGGCCGGCGTGACGCTTTTGAAGAGGACCGAGAAGGGCTCGTGGAAGCGGGCGGCGGGGCCCGTCCCGGCGGTCCGCGTTCGGACGTACGGCCAGGCGCCGCCCGGGGCGCTGGTGGTGCTCACGGGCTCGGCAGGCACCCTGGAGGTGGCGCGGGTGGGAGGGTCGGCGGCCGCCATGCTGGGAGGCGCGGTCGGGGACCGGGTTCGCTTTCGGTGGAGGTGACGTCCCGTGAACGAGCTTGTTGCGGTCATCATGGCCGGCGGCAGAGGCGAGCGCTTCTGGCCCCTGAGCCGCCGTGCCCGGCCCAAGCAGCTTTTGAACCTGGACGGCACGAAGAGCCTGATCCAGCAGGCGGTCGAGCGCGTGCTGCCCCTCACGGAACCGGACCGGGTGCTGGTGGTGACGGGGCGGGAGTACGCCGAGTCCATCCGGGCGCAGCTTCCGGGCCTTCCCCCGGACAACATCCTGGTCGAGCCCGCCGGTAAGAACACGGCGGCGTGCATCGGGCTGGCCGCCGTATCCCTGGAGAAGGCGCCCGAACGCTGGGGCGACGACCCCCTCATGGCGGTGCTACCCGCCGACCACGTGGTGCGGGACGCCGAGGCCTTCCGGCGGGTGATGCGGGCGGCCGCCCGTGCCGCCCACGAACACCATCTGGTCACCATCGGCGTGTGGCCCACCCGGGCGGAAACGGGCTACGGCTACATCGAACTCGGCCCCCCGGTGGGAAACGCCCTCGGCTACGACGTCTACCGGGTCCGGCGCTTCGTGGAGAAGCCCGACGTCGGCCAGGCACGCCGTTACGTGGCAGACGGGCAGCACCTGTGGAACAGCGGCATGTTCGTCTGGCGAAGGCGCGCCATCCGGGCGGCCATCGCCCGCCACATGCCGGCCCTTCACCGGGGCCTCGAACGCATCGCCGCCGCCTGGGAGACCCCTGGGTCCGCCGGGGTGGCCGCCGAGGTCTTCGCCGGCCTGGAACCCATCTCCATCGATTACGGGGTGCTGGAAAAGGCCGAGGGGATCGCGGTGGTGCCGGCGGACTTCGGGTGGGACGACGCCGGGAGCTGGCCCGCCCTGGAGCGGCTCTTCTCGCCGGACGAGGACGGCAACGTGGTTCAGGGGGCCCGGCACGTGGGCATCGACACGAGCCAGTGCATCGTCTTCCTGAACGGCGACAAGGGCCCCGGCGAGGCGGGCCGAGCGCGACCAAAACTGGTAGCGACTCTCGGGGTGCGGGATCTCGTGATCGTGGAGACTGAAGACGTGACACTCGTATGCTCCAAGGAGCGGGCACAGGACATTCGAGCGCTTCTGGCCAGGCTCCGGGCCCTCGACTACCAGGAGTACCTGTAGACAGGCGTCTGCTCCCTCGCCTTCACCTTGAGCCGGAAAGCCCGGCATGGCAAAATAGGGACGGTCTTTTGCGCCGGCACACCGGTGGATACCCTTACCCTGCATGGTATGCGTGGCTCCCCGGCGGCGTGCGTCTTGTGAGGGTTGGGGGAGGCTATGATCGGCACACAAGCCCGGCGGCCCATCCGCTTCGGTACCGACGGCTGGCGAGACGTGATCGCAGACAACTTCACCTTCGAACGGGTCCGCGTCGTCTCGGCCGCAGTGGCACGCTACCTCCATTCCAGCGGGCTCGCTTCGAAGGGCGTGGCAGTGGGGTACGACGCACGGTTCCTCTCACCCCGCTTTGCCAGGGCGGTCGCTGAGGTGCTGGCGGGTGCCGGGATCCGGGTACTCCTGGCGGGACGGGAGACCCCCACGCCGGCTCTGGCGGCGGCGGTGGTCGACCGGGGCCTGGGTGGCGGCGTCATGGTGACGGCCAGCCACAACCCTCCGGAGTTCAACGGGCTCAAGTTCAAGCCGCCATACGGAGGTTCCGCAACGGAGGCCATCACGGGTCCCATCGAGCAGTTCGCCAACCTTATCTTGCAGTCAGGCGAGGCCGTCTCCGTCGTTCCCTTCGAGAGCGCCCGCCGGCAGGGTCTCGTCGAGGTGTTCGATCCCATTGAGCCGTATCTGCGGCGCATCCTGCGCCTCGTGGACACCGACGCCATCGCCAGGGCGGGCCTGTCGGTGGTGGCCGACCCCATGCACGGCGCCGCGAGGGGGGTGCTGGCCAGGGCTCTTCGGGAGGCCGGGTGCGAGCGGGTGGGAGCCATCCGGGAGGAGGCCAACCCGGGCTTCGGCGGGGTCAACCCCGAGCCCATCGAGGCCAACCTGGGGGCGCTGCAGGCCTTCGTTCGCAGCGGCTCGGGCTGGCAGGCCGGCTTTGCGGTGGACGGGGACGCCGACCGCATCGGCATGGTCGACGAGCGGGGCCGCTTCGTCAACGCGCACCAGATCCTCTCCTTGCTCCTGATGCACCTGGTGGAGGGGCGTGGCCAGCGGGGCGAGGTGGTGAAGACCGTCTCCACCACCTCCATGGTCGACCGGCTCGCGTCGCGGTACCAGTTGCCGCTGTTTGAGACGCCCGTCGGGTTCAAGTACGTCTGTGCCCGTATGCTGGAGGGTGACGTGCTCATCGGCGGGGAGGAGAGCGGCGGGATTGGCGTTCGGGGGCACATCCCGGAGCGGGACGGTACGCTTGCGGCCCTGCTCGTGGCAGAGCTGCTGGCAAGAAGCGGGCTTCGCGTGTCGGAGCTGCTCGAGGAGCTCACGAGGCGCGTGGGGCCGCACGTCTACGGCCGGCTCGACCTGCACGTCGAAGAGGGGCGGCCCGAGGAGCTTTCGGCGTGGCTCTCCTCCAGCGTTCCGGGGCGGGTGGCAGGGGTGCCGGTGGTGGAAACCAAGCGGGTGGACGGCTTGAAGGTCCTGCTGGAGGACGGGTCGTGGCTGATGGTGCGGGTATCGGGCACCGAGGCTCTGGTGCGCGTCTACGCGGAGGCGGCCGATTCCGGCCGGGTGCAGAAGCTGCTTGCCGCCGGCCGGCAGTGGGTCGAGGGTCAGTCGGAACAGACTCTGGCAGGTGAGATTCGTTGATAGATGACCACGGGGATCCGTTTGGACGGCCCGCCCATCGATCGCGGGCGCGGCACTCGCCGGCCCCCCTGTGGCCGGGGCTCGAAAGCGTCGTCTTCGTGGGCTCGTTCCCGCCGAGGCGCTGCGGGATTGCTTCCTTCACGGCGGACCTGTCACAGGCGGTCAGGCAGGCTCTCCGGCACCTGCGCATCGCCGCCATCGCCGTGGATCCGGCGTGGGAATCCTTCCGCCGGCGGCCCCCGTACCCCGGCGGGGTGGACGAGGTCTACCCCGTTCGGGCAGACCAGCCCGAGGCGTACGTCGAGGCGGGCCGCTGGATCGAGCGGCGGGGATTCGACGTGCTCAACGTGCAGCACGAGTACGGGCTTTTCGGGGGGCAGCACGGGGAGTTCATCCTGCGGCTGGTGCGGGAGACGTCCGTACCGATGATCACGACGCTTCACACCGTGCTGCGCCGTCCCGACGAGAAGCAGCGCCAGATCCTGGTGGACCTGGCCGCCCGATCCCGGACGGTAGTGGTGCAGGCCCGTTCCGCGGTGGACCTCCTGGAGCGGGTCTACGGCATCGACACGGGGCGGGTGATGGTGATCCCCCACGGCACGCCCAACTTCCCGCGAATCCCGGGCGAACAAGCCAAGGCCCGGTTCGGCTTCGAGGGCCGGCCGGTGCTTTTGACCTACGGGCTTCTCAGCCCCGGCAAAGGGATCGAGCAGGCCATCCAGGCGCTGCCCGCGATCGCCCGCCGGTTTGCGTCGGTGCTTTACGTGGTGGCCGGCCAGACCCACCCGAATGTGCTAAAGCTCTCAGGCGAGTCGTACCGCGAACAGCTTGCCGAACTGGCCAGGCACCTTGGGGTGGAGGCCAACGTCCAGTTCATCGGCCGCTACCTCGCCCTGGAGGAGTTAGGGGCGTTACTCTCGGCCACCGATGTATACGTCGTGCCGTATCCCAACGAAGATCAGGCTGTGAGCGGAACTCTCAGCTACGCCCTGGCGGCCGGAAAGGCGGTCGTCTCCACGCCGTTCCGCTACGCCAGGGAGGTGGTGGGCCCGGGGCGGGGGCTTTTGTGCCGGTTCGGCGACCCGGAGTCGCTGGCCTCCGAGGTGATCCGGGTGCTGGAGAACGAGGATCTGCGCCGTACCCTGGAGCACCGCGCCCGCGCCTTCGGGCAGTCCATGAGCTGGGATATCGTAGGAGCCCGCTACGGCCGCCTCTTCGGGTGGGTTGCTTCGCAGCAACACGCCGGGCACGACAGCACGGCCTCGCTCGTGGAGATGGCCCCGGCACGGTGGGCCGAGCAGGCGCGAGGCGCTGCCCAGGGGCTTGGCGGGCGCTCCTGGCAAGCTCTCAGGCCCGGGAGGTGACGCGCGCCGTGACGCCGGCGGGCAGTACGGCGCTTGAGGTACAGGGCGCCGTCCGGTGGCCCAACTGGAGCCTGGCGCACCTGCGGCGCTTGACGGACACGACCGGCATCGTGGAGCACGCCCTGGGGGCCGTGCCCAACCCCCTCGAGGGCTACACGCTGGACGACAACGCCCGGGCGCTGGTGGTGGCGATCCGCTATCACCGCCATGCCCGGGACCCCGAGGCCCTGGAACTCGCGATCCGCTACCTGAGCTTCATCCTGTACTGCCAGATGGAGGACGGCTGGTTCCACAACGACGTGGGCTACGACCGGCGCTTCCTCGACGAACGGGCAAGCGAAGACCCGGTGGGGCGCGCCATCTGGGCGCTGGGCGAGACGGCCGGGCTGGCCGAACTCGAGGCACTGTGGGTGGCCGCCGTGCATACCCTCAGGCGGTCGCTTCAGTGGGCGCGGCGCTTCTCCGGACTGCGGCCGGCCGCGTTTTCGCTGCTGGGGCTGCGGGCTCTGGGGCGGGCGCCCAGGGACCGGCTGGCGGGGCTGATGAAGGCCGCGGAGTTGCGGCAGCTGGCCGCGGAGCTGGGTGAGCGGCTGCTGTCCGCCTACCACCAGGCACGGCGCCCCGGGTGGCAGTGGTTCGAGGATCGGCTGACTTACTGCAACGCCAGGCTGCCGCACGGGCTTTTGTTCGCCGGAGAGCTCACCGGGCACAGCCGCTTCTTCAAGGTCGCGTCGGACACCTTTGACTTCCTGTGGGGGCAGCTGTGGGACGGGCAATGCCTGCAGGTGGTCGGCAACCGGGGCTGGTGGGAGCGGGGGCTCGACCGGGCCCTCTACGACCAGCAGCCGGTGGACGCCGGGGCCATGGCGGAACTGGCGTGCGCGTTCTACCTGGCTACGGGGCGCCCGGACTACCTGGAGCGCGCGAGCATGAGCGTGGAGTGGTTTTACGGGCGCAACGCCAGCGGCGTGGCCAGCCACGACGAGGCAACGGGCGGGTGCCGCGACGGGCTGGGCGCCGACGGGGTCAACATCAACCAGGGTGCCGAGTCCACGCTGGCCCACCTTCTGGCCCGGATGGCGGTGGAGGACGCCCTGCGGCACGCGGCAGCCGGCCGCAAGAGCAGCGCCATGGCCTGAAGCGTCTCCCCGGAATGGGGCGGGCGGCCGGAGGCCCTTCTCCTCACCGCTGCCGCGGGCTTTGTCGAGGTAACGGGGCAGTACTAAGGGCGGGTGGCATGCAGATTGGAACAGGCGC
This window encodes:
- a CDS encoding glycosyltransferase family 4 protein, which codes for MIDDHGDPFGRPAHRSRARHSPAPLWPGLESVVFVGSFPPRRCGIASFTADLSQAVRQALRHLRIAAIAVDPAWESFRRRPPYPGGVDEVYPVRADQPEAYVEAGRWIERRGFDVLNVQHEYGLFGGQHGEFILRLVRETSVPMITTLHTVLRRPDEKQRQILVDLAARSRTVVVQARSAVDLLERVYGIDTGRVMVIPHGTPNFPRIPGEQAKARFGFEGRPVLLTYGLLSPGKGIEQAIQALPAIARRFASVLYVVAGQTHPNVLKLSGESYREQLAELARHLGVEANVQFIGRYLALEELGALLSATDVYVVPYPNEDQAVSGTLSYALAAGKAVVSTPFRYAREVVGPGRGLLCRFGDPESLASEVIRVLENEDLRRTLEHRARAFGQSMSWDIVGARYGRLFGWVASQQHAGHDSTASLVEMAPARWAEQARGAAQGLGGRSWQALRPGR
- a CDS encoding phosphoglucomutase/phosphomannomutase family protein codes for the protein MIGTQARRPIRFGTDGWRDVIADNFTFERVRVVSAAVARYLHSSGLASKGVAVGYDARFLSPRFARAVAEVLAGAGIRVLLAGRETPTPALAAAVVDRGLGGGVMVTASHNPPEFNGLKFKPPYGGSATEAITGPIEQFANLILQSGEAVSVVPFESARRQGLVEVFDPIEPYLRRILRLVDTDAIARAGLSVVADPMHGAARGVLARALREAGCERVGAIREEANPGFGGVNPEPIEANLGALQAFVRSGSGWQAGFAVDGDADRIGMVDERGRFVNAHQILSLLLMHLVEGRGQRGEVVKTVSTTSMVDRLASRYQLPLFETPVGFKYVCARMLEGDVLIGGEESGGIGVRGHIPERDGTLAALLVAELLARSGLRVSELLEELTRRVGPHVYGRLDLHVEEGRPEELSAWLSSSVPGRVAGVPVVETKRVDGLKVLLEDGSWLMVRVSGTEALVRVYAEAADSGRVQKLLAAGRQWVEGQSEQTLAGEIR
- a CDS encoding SAM-dependent chlorinase/fluorinase, producing MNAASDALPPVPLIALLTDFGASEYAGVVKGVMAAIWPPARFVDLSHDVGPHSVREGAWILLESYRFFPPGTLFFAVVDPGVGTQRPAVAVESRRYRWVGPDNGLLFPAVEDDGPARIVNLPVSERASSTFHGRDVFAPAAARWASGARLEDLGSVRREPLVPLRFYRRGWCGEVVRVDRFGNLITALTSPEGGPELPGRAGVTLLKRTEKGSWKRAAGPVPAVRVRTYGQAPPGALVVLTGSAGTLEVARVGGSAAAMLGGAVGDRVRFRWR
- a CDS encoding mannose-1-phosphate guanylyltransferase; its protein translation is MNELVAVIMAGGRGERFWPLSRRARPKQLLNLDGTKSLIQQAVERVLPLTEPDRVLVVTGREYAESIRAQLPGLPPDNILVEPAGKNTAACIGLAAVSLEKAPERWGDDPLMAVLPADHVVRDAEAFRRVMRAAARAAHEHHLVTIGVWPTRAETGYGYIELGPPVGNALGYDVYRVRRFVEKPDVGQARRYVADGQHLWNSGMFVWRRRAIRAAIARHMPALHRGLERIAAAWETPGSAGVAAEVFAGLEPISIDYGVLEKAEGIAVVPADFGWDDAGSWPALERLFSPDEDGNVVQGARHVGIDTSQCIVFLNGDKGPGEAGRARPKLVATLGVRDLVIVETEDVTLVCSKERAQDIRALLARLRALDYQEYL